One window of Mesotoga sp. Brook.08.105.5.1 genomic DNA carries:
- a CDS encoding GNAT family N-acetyltransferase: MFEYRRIESVKDYLDLMRFSFGIPGGWMRSASKHASEVFDDDLRDPIGAYDGSTLAAEYLLLSLKMRLRDSVVAMCGIGNVCTSPLYRGKGAVKFLMERSLETMREKKQAVSLLYPFNAGFYRKLGWEEFDSMLRVKFSPGMINVPEQYCEVNTEEMEDADSDIREFYNDYASSHYTMILRDGEMWKNDFEFRTDEDVSKKFVKFKKEGKTTGMLRYVFLYDNFDKDRSLKFVVTMFLADDIVTRHAMFRFLKGLSLQIGHVHAYLPPDFVLWPYLSDRPSEMNIILRTMIRIVDLELLNGLKINAPDMRVGIKISDKQASWNNGVFEMCMKDGELCFSRSDSYDLECDIETLSSVVGGKSDFREMIEFGRVKATNSYNGQDLSKTTPFVLQHF; this comes from the coding sequence ATGTTTGAGTATAGAAGGATCGAAAGTGTGAAGGACTATCTTGATCTTATGAGGTTTTCTTTTGGGATTCCTGGCGGCTGGATGAGATCAGCGTCGAAACATGCAAGTGAAGTCTTCGATGACGATCTAAGAGACCCTATTGGGGCCTATGACGGTTCTACTCTTGCCGCCGAGTATCTTCTGCTTTCTTTGAAGATGAGACTCAGAGATTCAGTCGTTGCGATGTGTGGAATTGGGAACGTTTGCACAAGTCCTCTATACAGGGGCAAGGGTGCCGTCAAGTTCCTTATGGAAAGATCACTGGAGACTATGAGGGAGAAAAAGCAGGCAGTCTCGCTACTATACCCTTTCAATGCCGGCTTCTACAGAAAGCTGGGATGGGAGGAGTTTGATTCGATGCTCAGGGTTAAATTCTCTCCGGGTATGATTAACGTTCCTGAGCAGTATTGCGAAGTGAATACAGAAGAGATGGAAGATGCAGACAGCGATATTAGAGAGTTCTATAACGATTATGCAAGCAGTCATTACACTATGATTCTGAGAGACGGCGAAATGTGGAAGAATGATTTCGAGTTCAGAACCGATGAGGATGTTTCGAAGAAATTCGTGAAATTCAAGAAAGAAGGAAAGACCACAGGGATGCTTCGCTATGTTTTTCTGTACGACAACTTTGACAAGGACAGATCGCTGAAGTTTGTAGTTACGATGTTCCTCGCGGATGATATAGTCACCAGACATGCAATGTTCCGTTTCTTGAAGGGACTCTCTCTTCAGATAGGTCATGTTCACGCATATCTTCCTCCGGATTTTGTTCTCTGGCCATATCTAAGCGATAGGCCCTCGGAGATGAATATCATTTTGAGAACCATGATCCGGATCGTCGATCTGGAGTTGCTAAATGGTCTGAAGATAAACGCACCAGACATGCGGGTCGGCATAAAGATAAGTGATAAACAGGCTTCGTGGAACAACGGTGTCTTCGAAATGTGTATGAAGGATGGCGAGCTCTGCTTCTCTCGTTCCGATTCTTATGATCTCGAATGTGATATTGAGACCTTATCCTCTGTAGTTGGTGGAAAGAGTGATTTCAGGGAGATGATCGAGTTTGGCAGAGTGAAGGCGACGAACAGCTACAATGGTCAAGATCTTTCAAAGACTACACCATTTGTGCTTCAACACTTCTAG
- a CDS encoding SDR family oxidoreductase encodes MSERLTGKTALIFGTGRVGGSAARAFVNEGAKVIILDRDEDKLETLKEELEQTKRGFCSTICANIDNQKDVDEISNLIEENTWKVDILLNCPAYIFRAPFLNHPIDEIDRQWHINVRIVFMVSQAVAKMMAKNGGGKIINLASVGGLFPEREHAGHCAAKAGIIAISRVMALELASLNIQVNVIAPGPTETIPFSSPFYSQHPEVLKRIEERTPAGRIGHPEDHTGLMVFLASEESNWITGQVILSDGGLGLV; translated from the coding sequence ATGAGTGAGAGACTGACAGGAAAAACGGCACTGATTTTCGGGACCGGGAGAGTTGGAGGCTCGGCCGCCAGAGCCTTTGTAAACGAGGGCGCGAAGGTCATTATACTGGATAGAGACGAAGATAAGCTTGAAACGCTTAAGGAAGAGCTCGAGCAAACGAAAAGAGGATTCTGCTCGACGATATGCGCAAACATAGACAATCAAAAAGATGTGGACGAGATCTCCAATCTGATTGAAGAGAATACATGGAAGGTAGACATCCTTCTTAACTGCCCCGCTTACATATTCAGGGCGCCTTTTCTAAACCACCCAATTGATGAGATTGATCGACAGTGGCATATAAACGTGAGGATAGTGTTCATGGTAAGTCAGGCAGTAGCAAAGATGATGGCAAAGAACGGTGGTGGAAAGATTATCAATCTGGCCTCGGTCGGAGGGCTCTTTCCAGAGAGGGAACACGCTGGCCACTGCGCTGCCAAGGCTGGAATAATAGCTATTTCGAGGGTGATGGCCCTTGAACTCGCTTCACTGAACATTCAAGTGAACGTAATTGCACCAGGCCCAACTGAGACCATTCCTTTTTCGTCGCCTTTCTATTCACAGCATCCAGAAGTTCTGAAAAGAATAGAAGAAAGAACCCCTGCCGGAAGAATAGGACATCCCGAAGACCACACCGGCCTCATGGTATTTCTTGCATCGGAGGAATCAAACTGGATAACTGGCCAGGTTATACTTTCAGACGGAGGACTGGGTTTAGTTTAG
- a CDS encoding nucleoside phosphorylase: MDTSKNAKNHLQISASSLPETALLPGDPARVYEIGEYLSDVEEVGNNRDYITITGKYKELPITVCSSGIGGPSTEIAVVELNKLGVNTIIRVGTSGGLAPDVKPGDLMVISSCIRYSGTSNLFIPENFPAVADYLLLMALVSACDDSGVNYHVGMGLSLDSFYATKPALLRENFPSTIHGKLEEWIAAGALQLDMEAATLYVLSSLLKIKAVTICTVGSNIPKGERPDPPPSNENAIRAACEGALKYNNWHEISIRRGKNFTLPPIADQG, translated from the coding sequence ATGGACACTTCAAAAAACGCAAAGAATCACTTGCAGATTTCTGCCAGCTCTCTCCCGGAGACAGCTCTTCTACCGGGCGATCCGGCTAGAGTCTATGAGATAGGAGAGTACTTGAGCGATGTCGAAGAGGTTGGAAACAACAGGGATTACATAACGATTACCGGCAAATACAAGGAACTGCCGATCACAGTATGTTCAAGCGGAATCGGAGGCCCTTCGACTGAGATCGCCGTAGTTGAACTCAACAAACTTGGAGTGAATACGATAATTCGCGTTGGAACCTCCGGAGGATTGGCGCCTGATGTGAAGCCAGGAGATCTTATGGTTATTTCAAGCTGCATAAGATACTCCGGAACTTCAAACCTCTTCATCCCGGAGAATTTCCCGGCTGTGGCGGATTATCTACTGCTCATGGCACTGGTTTCTGCCTGCGATGATTCCGGTGTAAACTACCACGTAGGCATGGGGCTTTCACTGGATTCCTTCTATGCTACAAAGCCCGCTCTTCTGAGAGAAAACTTCCCATCTACGATACACGGAAAGCTGGAAGAATGGATCGCCGCCGGTGCTCTTCAACTCGATATGGAAGCGGCGACTTTATACGTTCTTTCTTCTCTCCTGAAGATCAAGGCCGTAACTATCTGCACTGTCGGATCGAACATACCGAAAGGGGAGAGGCCGGACCCGCCTCCTTCAAATGAGAATGCGATTAGGGCAGCATGCGAGGGGGCCTTGAAGTACAACAACTGGCACGAAATCTCAATCAGGCGGGGAAAGAACTTCACTCTCCCCCCGATTGCCGATCAGGGGTGA
- a CDS encoding carbohydrate ABC transporter permease, whose product MKKRSPWKTLVLFAILGIISLFFLIPLIWVIASALRPASPLYEYANPLTWRTFVPTNPTLENFVHIFVNLNFGRALMNSLLVSVSTILLTILVASMAGFALAKFEFRGKAVLFTIVLITFMVPFESIVIPLYILIKQLRIDNTYWALILPGVANGLAIFLFRQFFSEVPSEIMEAARIDGASWFRIYWKIAIPLSVPAIVTVIVMVFMFQWNSLFWPLVATHSSRFEVVQVAIAAHRSTENTSWANLFSSAIAGSLPPVILFLFLQKYFVRGISGTGLKG is encoded by the coding sequence ATGAAGAAAAGAAGTCCGTGGAAAACTCTAGTTCTATTCGCCATTCTAGGCATAATAAGCCTCTTCTTCCTGATCCCGCTTATATGGGTAATCGCATCTGCGTTGAGGCCAGCCAGCCCACTCTATGAATATGCAAACCCCCTCACCTGGAGAACTTTCGTTCCTACTAATCCTACGTTAGAGAACTTCGTTCACATATTCGTAAACCTGAACTTTGGGAGAGCCCTTATGAACAGTCTCCTCGTCTCAGTCTCAACGATTCTCCTAACAATTCTTGTGGCCTCAATGGCAGGATTCGCGCTCGCTAAATTCGAGTTCAGGGGCAAGGCGGTCCTTTTCACAATAGTCCTGATAACCTTCATGGTTCCCTTCGAATCGATTGTCATACCCCTCTATATCCTCATTAAGCAGCTGCGGATAGACAACACATACTGGGCCCTGATCCTTCCCGGTGTCGCCAACGGCCTCGCTATCTTCCTGTTCAGGCAGTTCTTCTCCGAAGTGCCTTCAGAGATAATGGAAGCGGCAAGGATTGACGGTGCTTCCTGGTTCAGGATCTACTGGAAGATAGCTATTCCATTGAGCGTACCGGCAATAGTGACCGTGATTGTTATGGTATTCATGTTCCAGTGGAACTCATTGTTCTGGCCTCTTGTAGCAACCCATTCAAGCAGATTCGAAGTTGTGCAGGTAGCCATAGCGGCACACAGATCAACAGAAAACACCAGCTGGGCGAACTTATTCAGCTCGGCCATCGCCGGAAGCCTTCCGCCGGTCATTCTCTTCCTCTTCCTCCAGAAGTATTTCGTTCGGGGGATAAGCGGAACTGGATTGAAAGGATGA
- a CDS encoding sugar ABC transporter permease gives MFRNNKVAWLFVLPALAFLVVFKIWPIGVSVIESLTTTSFTGVKSFVGFENYEYLFKYDPVFWKSFSVTLIYSIVVNPLIVLTSLSMALLLNSSHFFTKFFRTVFFLPAAISFAVVSVIWMVMLDPYNGLANSFLTMFGFKPQPFFASPNQALWGLVLLNVWRSSGYWMMYFLAGLQNIPETLYEAADIDGASTFRKTFRITLPLLTRTISFVLVANTAFNFLSFAPVYIITKGGPMGSTNLLMYESYKSAFVNLDMGRASAITTILLGIILLFSFLELRFTRARFEY, from the coding sequence ATGTTTCGAAACAATAAAGTGGCATGGCTTTTCGTTCTCCCCGCGCTCGCATTCTTAGTCGTTTTCAAGATCTGGCCTATAGGTGTTTCAGTTATTGAGAGCCTCACCACGACTAGCTTCACAGGGGTAAAGTCATTCGTGGGATTCGAAAACTACGAATATCTCTTCAAATACGATCCCGTTTTTTGGAAATCGTTCTCCGTTACCCTAATCTACTCGATAGTTGTCAACCCGCTGATCGTGCTGACATCGTTATCAATGGCACTGCTTCTGAACTCAAGCCATTTCTTCACCAAGTTTTTCAGAACAGTTTTCTTCTTGCCTGCGGCGATTTCATTCGCGGTCGTTTCGGTGATCTGGATGGTTATGCTTGATCCCTACAACGGACTGGCCAACAGCTTCTTAACCATGTTTGGCTTCAAACCCCAGCCCTTCTTCGCCTCTCCGAATCAGGCTCTTTGGGGGCTTGTCCTGCTGAACGTATGGAGAAGTTCCGGTTACTGGATGATGTACTTTCTTGCTGGACTGCAGAACATTCCGGAAACATTGTACGAAGCGGCTGACATTGACGGAGCTTCTACATTCAGGAAGACGTTCAGGATAACTCTCCCATTGCTAACGAGAACCATATCGTTCGTTCTCGTTGCAAATACCGCTTTCAACTTCCTGAGCTTCGCGCCGGTTTACATAATTACCAAGGGTGGCCCCATGGGTTCGACCAACCTTCTCATGTACGAATCCTACAAGAGCGCCTTCGTCAATCTCGACATGGGAAGGGCCTCGGCCATTACCACGATCTTGCTTGGTATTATCCTTCTATTCAGTTTCCTCGAGCTGCGATTCACCAGGGCTCGATTCGAGTATTGA
- a CDS encoding ABC transporter substrate-binding protein encodes MRKLVLAIVLLLGVVLSATTLEVLWMGWPQDQVMQVINAFKAANPGIDVDIQLVPFGQLFQTIEVRLAAGDGTPDVYIVDGPNTASYAARGYLLPLDEHFSEEEMAAWFDASIEEGSYHGTFYSVPYGTSSAGLFYNKAIFEEYGIPFPPESLEERLTWEEVAEIAKQLTKDTNGDGITDIWGLVIEQIDRPYLIFPMVQSLGASVLSDDGFVSQGYITSDAFVEGSTFYWKLFNEWKVSPQGLSDSAISREYFGTGRAAMMLGNEWNIRRMLQYPDLDYGLSPFPYFDGGVAVTPTGSWHVGINSKTKKLDAALAFTKFITGKDAVITWHNLNGIAPARSDVYEALPQVFDNPMWQLFITEMETTAVPRPRTPGYSQYELMLREAFNSIHYGADPRSTLEEVAARIDRELRRYR; translated from the coding sequence ATGAGGAAGCTCGTACTTGCGATCGTTCTCTTACTGGGTGTCGTTCTTTCGGCTACTACGCTCGAAGTTCTGTGGATGGGGTGGCCGCAAGATCAGGTCATGCAGGTGATCAACGCGTTCAAAGCTGCGAATCCGGGAATCGATGTGGACATTCAGCTCGTTCCTTTTGGCCAGCTATTTCAGACAATTGAAGTCCGTTTGGCCGCCGGAGACGGTACTCCCGACGTTTACATCGTAGACGGACCCAATACCGCTTCTTACGCGGCAAGAGGTTATCTTCTCCCTCTCGACGAGCACTTTTCCGAAGAAGAGATGGCAGCCTGGTTCGATGCCTCCATAGAAGAGGGCAGTTATCATGGAACATTCTACTCCGTACCTTACGGAACTTCTTCCGCAGGTCTCTTCTATAACAAGGCTATCTTTGAAGAATATGGTATCCCCTTTCCTCCGGAGAGTCTTGAAGAGAGGCTGACGTGGGAAGAGGTTGCTGAAATTGCCAAGCAGCTTACAAAGGACACGAACGGAGACGGCATAACAGATATCTGGGGCCTGGTAATTGAGCAGATAGACAGACCCTATCTTATCTTCCCTATGGTTCAGTCTCTCGGTGCATCAGTACTCTCTGACGATGGTTTTGTCTCACAGGGATACATCACTTCAGATGCTTTTGTGGAAGGCTCGACGTTCTACTGGAAGCTGTTTAATGAATGGAAGGTAAGCCCTCAAGGTCTAAGTGACTCGGCTATCTCACGAGAGTATTTCGGAACCGGAAGAGCAGCAATGATGCTGGGGAACGAGTGGAACATAAGAAGAATGCTCCAATATCCCGATCTAGATTACGGACTCTCCCCCTTCCCATACTTCGATGGCGGAGTTGCGGTAACTCCTACGGGCAGCTGGCATGTCGGAATCAACTCTAAGACGAAGAAGCTCGATGCGGCCCTTGCTTTCACGAAGTTCATAACTGGTAAAGACGCCGTGATTACATGGCACAATCTAAACGGAATAGCGCCTGCTAGATCCGATGTTTACGAAGCACTCCCCCAGGTATTCGACAACCCCATGTGGCAGCTGTTTATTACTGAGATGGAGACAACGGCAGTTCCGAGGCCGCGAACACCGGGTTATTCTCAGTATGAGCTCATGCTCAGAGAGGCATTCAACTCAATTCATTATGGTGCCGACCCGAGAAGCACGCTTGAGGAAGTCGCGGCAAGAATAGATAGAGAACTTAGAAGATACAGATAA
- a CDS encoding GntR family transcriptional regulator, which produces MKDIDLNYHIHTSLSGKIHSEMRNLILSGELKAGEKLPSEHDLARKLGVSRNSLREAIGLLQKEGLLLKRHGVGTFVTDRYPIIKGGIERLSSIASFIESQGHSARSEVIQFEECVCDGRAGELLELEEGSIVYLLETVKYSSEIPVAVCVDVIPRSFVSQIDPERIQGSVFEGLGKHYNIDIRYAECDLIPFKSDEGLSRKLRIDVGTSVLLLEQIHYDVQDRKVLYSKSYLPSGKFTFKLIRRR; this is translated from the coding sequence ATGAAGGATATCGATCTTAACTATCATATTCATACTTCTCTTTCGGGAAAGATCCATAGCGAAATGAGAAACCTCATACTGAGCGGAGAGCTGAAGGCCGGCGAGAAGCTTCCTTCTGAACATGACCTGGCAAGAAAGCTCGGTGTGAGTAGAAACTCTCTAAGGGAGGCGATTGGTCTTCTTCAGAAGGAGGGGCTTCTCCTCAAAAGGCACGGGGTCGGCACTTTTGTTACAGACAGATACCCGATCATCAAGGGTGGTATAGAAAGGCTTTCAAGCATAGCGAGTTTCATTGAATCTCAAGGCCATTCTGCAAGAAGCGAGGTCATACAGTTCGAAGAGTGTGTGTGCGATGGAAGGGCCGGCGAGCTCCTTGAACTGGAGGAAGGGAGCATAGTATATCTTCTTGAGACTGTGAAGTACTCTTCCGAGATCCCGGTTGCTGTTTGTGTTGACGTGATCCCGAGATCATTCGTTTCTCAAATAGACCCGGAGAGAATTCAGGGTTCCGTCTTTGAGGGTCTTGGAAAACACTATAATATCGACATAAGATATGCAGAGTGTGATCTCATTCCTTTCAAGTCTGACGAAGGATTGTCAAGAAAGCTGAGGATCGACGTAGGCACTTCGGTGCTCTTGCTTGAGCAGATTCATTACGACGTTCAAGATAGAAAGGTTTTGTACTCGAAGAGTTATTTGCCATCAGGAAAGTTCACTTTCAAGCTCATCAGAAGACGTTAA